A single window of Haliotis asinina isolate JCU_RB_2024 chromosome 5, JCU_Hal_asi_v2, whole genome shotgun sequence DNA harbors:
- the LOC137283750 gene encoding very long chain fatty acid elongase 5-like, whose protein sequence is MDVSYFLMRLHNIINLESFPLFCIYLLMISLSGYWQKWTKPLNLKPLLVVHNFICCVASFYTFYGFTRGVYKSGYLYSKEVTEELTFVFWVYYMTKIVELMDTVFMILRHRQRQISFLHVFHHSSMLLLGNFGYVCFPYPCIAVFESLNSLIHVALYLYYGLTAVAPNNPPQWRKLLTQMQIVQFLIDFVISFYGIVYHSFCIYSVFYSAAMAFLFSNFYYRAYVRKRKQPEDKIKSN, encoded by the exons ATGGATGTGTCCTACTTTCTGATGAGACTTCACAATATTATAAACTTGGAATCATTTCCTCTGTTCTGCATCTACCTCCTCATGATATCCCTCTCAGGTTActggcagaaatggacaaaaccacTGAATCTCAAACCG CTACTCGTCGTTCACAACTTCATCTGCTGCGTGGCCAGCTTTTACACCTTCTACGGCTTCACCCGTGGAGTCTACAAAAGCGGCTATCTTTACTCCAAGGAAGTAACAGAAGAACTGACCTTTGTCTTTTGGGTCTACTACATGACCAAGATCGTTGAACTAATGGACACAGTGTTCATGATCCTCCGACATCGTCAGCGCCAAATCTCCTTCCTCCACGTGTTCCACCACTCCAGCATGCTGCTACTCGGCAACTTCGGCTACGTGTGCTTCCCCTACCCATGCATCGCTGTGTTCGAATCCCTGAACTCTTTAATTCATGTGGCTCTGTACTTGTACTATGGTCTTACTGCCGTTGCACCGAACAACCCTCCTCAGTGGAGGAAGCTACTTACACAGATGCAGATTGTTCAATTTCTTATTGATTTCGTTATATCATTTTATGGAATTGTGTACCACAGTTTTTGTATTTATAGCGTTTTTTATTCAGCAGCCATGGCTTTTCTATTTTCCAACTTCTATTATCGGGCTTATGTTAGAAAACGAAAACAACCTGAAGACAAGATCAAGTCAAACTGA